The Mytilus galloprovincialis chromosome 4, xbMytGall1.hap1.1, whole genome shotgun sequence genome contains a region encoding:
- the LOC143073531 gene encoding putative G-protein coupled receptor 139, with translation MNTVYPSPNSSHLIIAENIKLLRDPGITMSSRNMTKGPSLAEILETFDSYNTAMYLIKWVMPLIIFTGTVGNIFSFIVMLRREMRQTPTFFYLAMLAIADTLVLFVSAFKTWLRTVSGFELSHINAFSCKLTMFLVHFSIQFSAWLIVAVTIERFLAVWFPLKANSMCNLSRARFITFMTAMIFILVNIHIFWTAQLFPTKQSLDGSNFVCAAYAYENFVCRIFPWINLILYSFLPCLTLLIFNILIIICLMKTKHIPNTMTKDDCQIRNTHRKLAITLIFISFAWIITTTPRPLYGLFAPKPKSYEDMADTLMWRVICYQLMYINHAVNFFLYCLSGEKFRIQFKKFLCQLCRRRKPPKARLTFKSSGSNSTGQDGYSSIPLVSVPVIEISMFDLEN, from the coding sequence ATGAACACAGTTTATCCATCACCCAATAGTTCTCACTTAATCATAGCTGAAAACATCAAGCTGCTTAGAGACCCTGGCATCACAATGTCATCTAGAAATATGACGAAAGGACCAAGCCTGGCTGAAATACTAGAAACATTTGATAGTTATAATACAGCAATGTATCTTATCAAATGGGTGATGCCTTTGATTATTTTTACGGGAACTGTTGGAAATATATTCAGCTTTATCGTAATGTTACGTAGGGAGATGAGACAGACTCCAACGTTTTTTTACTTAGCAATGCTAGCCATTGCAGATACTTTGGTACTGTTTGTCAGTGCCTTTAAGACTTGGCTAAGGACAGTATCTGGTTTTGAGCTTAGCCACATTAATGCCTTCAGCTGTAAGCTCACTATGTTCCTGGTACATTTTAGTATCCAGTTTTCAGCCTGGTTGATAGTGGCAGTAACAATTGAAAGGTTTTTAGCAGTCTGGTTTCCTCTGAAGGCCAACTCCATGTGTAACTTGTCCAGAGCTAGATTCATCACATTTATGACAGCTATGATCTTTATACTAgtaaatattcatatattttggACAGCTCAGTTGTTTCCAACAAAACAATCACTAGATGGTTCTAATTTCGTGTGTGCTGCTTATGCATATGAAAACTTTGTATGCAGAATATTCCCATGGATAAATCTAATTCTCTATTCTTTTCTACCATGTTTGACACTTCTTATTTTCAATATTCTGATAATAATTTGCTTGATGAAGACAAAACATATACCAAATACCATGACCAAAGATGACTGTCAGATACGAAACACACACAGGAAGTTAGCTATTACTTTAATTTTCATATCGTTTGCTTGGATTATTACAACTACACCACGGCCATTATATGGGCTTTTTGCTCCAAAACCAAAATCATATGAGGACATGGCAGACACACTTATGTGGAGAGTTATATGTTATCAACTTATGTATATTAATCATGCAGTTAACTTTTTTTTGTACTGCCTCTCTGGAGAAAAATTTCGCATCCAGTTCAAGAAGTTTTTATGCCAACTGTGTCGCAGGAGAAAACCACCAAAGGCTAGACTAACATTTAAATCTAGTGGCAGTAACTCAACTGGACAAGATGGTTACAGTTCAATTCCATTAGTGTCAGTTCCTGTTATAGAAATCTCAATGTTTGATTTAGAAAACTAG